AAACCGCAAAGGCCCGAAGCCGCTAACGCCACCCAAAAGGCCAGAGCAAAAGGAAAGTGATGGAGGGTGAGCAGGGCAGACGTATAAGCTCCGATCCCGAAGAAAGCGATGTGACCAAAATTAAAGAGACCGGTATAACCCATCTGGAGGTTGAGGCTCATGGCAAAGATAGAATAGATGAAAATCATGATCCAGAGATGGAGGAGGAGGTCCATCGCTTCCTTATTCCTGGTCCACCCCAAGGGTAGACGGTTTTAAAAGGAGGAGGAGCACCATGATCCCAAAAGCGATCGAATCTTTGTATCCCGTCGAGATAAACAGTACCCCAAGATTCTCCGCCAACCCAATGAAAATCCCCCCCCAGAGAGCTCCCCATACCTTCCCGACCCCTCCAAGAAGGATGGCCGCAAAGGCTTTGACCAGGTTGATCATCCCCATTCCCGGCTGGAGGTTCGTGTCGAGGGCCAGCAGAATGCCCCCCACGCAAGCGAGGGCCGAAGAAATGATCCAGGTGAATTGGATGGTCTTTTTCACGTCGATTCCCGTCACCCGGGCTAATTCGAGATTGTCCGAGACGGCCCGCATCGATTTTCCGATTTTCGACCGATAAAGCAGGAGATAGACCATCAGGATGCAAGCCAAGGTGGTGAGGATGATCGCCATTTGGTTCGCGGTGATGCGGATGTGAAAGATCTTCCACCCTCGTTGGATTTCGAACCCGTAGGTCCGGAGTTCGGCTCCCCAAAAGAGTTGAGCCCCGTTCCGGAGAAAAAACGAGAGGCCCAGGGCCGCGATGAGGAGGGTGAGGCGATTGGCCTGGCGGAGGGGTTGAAACGCAACCCGGTCCATCCCCAAACCGAGCAACATCGTGGAGCCAAGCGCAGGGAGGAGAGCCACATACAGGGGAAAGTAAAAGGGGCTGCCCATGAATAAGTAAAGGAAATAGGCGCCCCACATGATCAATTCTCCATGGGCGAAGTTGACAAAGTTCAGAACCCGATACACCATGGTGAGTCCCATGGCAAACAGGGCATAGATACAACCCGCCAATAAGCCGTTAAAGAGGGATTGGAAAAGATAGGACATTTCAAAAAATTAGGTTCTGAAGAAGAGATCTCTTCAGAACCTAACTCCCTTCAATTCCGAGGGGAATCCCCTTATTTTTTATAATCGATAATCTGCCCGTCCTTAATGGTCCAGACGCCATATTCACTGCCAACGCCTCGGTCTTGATCGAAGGTTTTGTCCCCTGTGACTCCTCGATATCCCCTGGCCACCTCAAAGAGGGCCTTTCGGATCCCATCAGAGGTATACCCTCCTCTTTCGATGGCTTTGGCGATGAGATGGACCATATCGTAGTTATATTCCGCGAAGATGGGAATCTTAGCGTCTCCATATTTCTTTGTCCAGAGAGACCGGAAAGCTTGATACTCCTTGGTCTCCTGAGAAAACACAGGATAAGTGCCGATAATCCCTTCCACCGCTTTCCCCGCCAATTCCACTAATTTTGGGGCTTTTGCCGCCGAGCCGACGATCCATTGGGTTTGTATGCCCATTTCGTAGGCCTGTTTGAACATGACCGACCCTTCGACGATATAGGTGAGATTGACGACCGCCTTCGGATTTCCCTTGGTCGCCCGGAGCAGTTCGGTCCGGTAATCGGTTTTCTTCTCTTCGTAAGGAATTTCGTCTAACACCTTTCCACCCGCCTTTTTGAAGTTTTCTACAAAAACATTCTTGAGGCCAAGTCCCCAATCGTTGTTCACATACATGATAGGGACTTCCATAAATTTCAACTGGAGGCAAAGGTCCGAAATTCCTTTCCCCTGCAAGACATCGGAGGGGAAGACCCTGAAGATATACTCTCCGGCTTTAGTCAGGCCGGGGGCGGCTCCCTGGGCCGAGATCATGACGACCTTACTTTCTTGGGCGACGGGCGCAGCGGCCATGAAATTGGAGCTTGCAGCCGGCCCGATGATCACGGGCACTTTATCGACGGTGATCAGCTTTCGAACGGCATTGACACAATCCTTGGGAGTGCTTTTGTTATCTTCATAGATGATTTCGAGTTTCTTTCCTTTAATTCCGCCTTTGCCATTGATTTCCTCGGTGGCCAGATCGATCGCTTTTTTGAATCCTTCTCCATAAACGGCGATGCTTCCTGAAAGGGCAATGGCTGCCCCGACTTTGTAGGTCTCCTGGGAATTTACGACGGGGGCAAAAATGAGTGAGAAGCCAGAGAAGATGAAAAATAAGTAACGGATTTTCCTCATGGTCAGCCTCC
This genomic interval from Thermodesulfobacteriota bacterium contains the following:
- a CDS encoding branched-chain amino acid ABC transporter permease, with the protein product MSYLFQSLFNGLLAGCIYALFAMGLTMVYRVLNFVNFAHGELIMWGAYFLYLFMGSPFYFPLYVALLPALGSTMLLGLGMDRVAFQPLRQANRLTLLIAALGLSFFLRNGAQLFWGAELRTYGFEIQRGWKIFHIRITANQMAIILTTLACILMVYLLLYRSKIGKSMRAVSDNLELARVTGIDVKKTIQFTWIISSALACVGGILLALDTNLQPGMGMINLVKAFAAILLGGVGKVWGALWGGIFIGLAENLGVLFISTGYKDSIAFGIMVLLLLLKPSTLGVDQE
- a CDS encoding ABC transporter substrate-binding protein; amino-acid sequence: MRKIRYLFFIFSGFSLIFAPVVNSQETYKVGAAIALSGSIAVYGEGFKKAIDLATEEINGKGGIKGKKLEIIYEDNKSTPKDCVNAVRKLITVDKVPVIIGPAASSNFMAAAPVAQESKVVMISAQGAAPGLTKAGEYIFRVFPSDVLQGKGISDLCLQLKFMEVPIMYVNNDWGLGLKNVFVENFKKAGGKVLDEIPYEEKKTDYRTELLRATKGNPKAVVNLTYIVEGSVMFKQAYEMGIQTQWIVGSAAKAPKLVELAGKAVEGIIGTYPVFSQETKEYQAFRSLWTKKYGDAKIPIFAEYNYDMVHLIAKAIERGGYTSDGIRKALFEVARGYRGVTGDKTFDQDRGVGSEYGVWTIKDGQIIDYKK